TCACAGTTCATCGACTGAATCCGTGATGTACCCAGTTTCACAAGGCAAGAGCACGTTATCAAGTGCTGATATTGCGGCCCTGCAAACAATTTATCAAAAGAATGCGTAATTTATTTTCGTAATACCAAACAAAATTTAACCACTTTTCAAATTTTGACCTATAATCAAGGTGTATCAAAAATTAGAAAGGAAGTTGTTTTAGTATGGCTGCAGCAGTTGAAATGAACAGTATGTTAGACGAAAAGATGACGGACGTGTTTGATTGGAGCGACTCTAAGTTACCCGTACGGGATGCGATTTGGAATCACTTTATGGACGCTGATAGTCATGATACTGACAAGACGGCTGACGAAGTAGCGCCTTATATGAGTATGGACGAAGCTAAGCTCAAGAGCGAAGTTGAAAAACTCTTAAAGGCTTAACTAGAATAACGACCATGACGGCCTAATTTTTGAATGGGAACTGATTGCCAGTTTAGTAATCAGTTCTTTTTTTATGCTTTTAATCCGGCTGAATAAGCTGGTTGGTCAGGGGGGCCTCTCAACCGAAGCTAATCAAGACCAAAAATAATTTTTTTGAATTACTGTCGACACTATGAGCCCGTAGTGGTTTACCTTTTAATTAATATAAAAATAATTAAAAATTCACTTGACTTATAATTAAAAGTTAATTAATCTAAGAAACATCAACATTACAAAAACTTTTGAAAGCGAGGCGCGTCAATTATGAAAATTCAATCTAACCTAACCAACTTGTTGACAACCCTTGCTGTTCAAAATTTAGCCTTATTATTAACGAAGAAGGACCCGGTCACTTGACCTTGAGTATAACTCAAAATTCAAGTGAACTGAGCCCTTCTTTCCCATTGTGGTAATGAGGCTCAGTTCCGGGTAAAGGCCTCATTCACTACGGTGGATGAGGCCTTTTTGTGACTTAAGGAGGATCGGGGTCAACAACGTAGCAATAAAAAAACGAAAGTGGGAATAACTAATGAAAAAATGGGAAAAACAAACGATGAAGATTGCAGCACTTGGTGCGATGGCGTTGACACTGGCAGGGTGTGCCACTGCCAAATCAAGTTCAAGTCAAGGAAATAATCCTGGCAAGACTATTAAAATTGGGGTCAATATGGAATTGTCTGGATCTGCGGCCGGTTATGGAGACCAGCAAAAGCAAGGCATTCAGTTAGCCGTCAAGAAAATCAATAAGAGCGGTGGAATCAAGGTTGGGGGGACCAAGAAGAAAATTCAGTTGGTGATCCGGGACAATAAGACATCGAACACGACTGCTGCTTCCGTGGCTGCCCAGCTCGTGAATAACGATAAGGTCGTGGCCGTAGTTGGTCCCGCGACAACTAGCGCCGGGACTGCGGCGATCCCTAATATGACTAAGGCGGCAGTACCATCAGTCAGTCCATCAGCGACCGATCCGGATTATACGTTGCAAAAGAGTGGCAAAGTTCAAAAGTACATATTCCGAGCTTGCTATCAGAATAATTTTCAAGGAGCCACGGCAGCAACCTTTGTGACTAAGAACTTGAAGGCGAAACGCGTCGCCATTTTGACTGATAACTCCAGTGATTACGGCACGGGCCTAACAAAGGCGTTTAAGAAGCAGTATCGGGGCACGGTCGTTAGCAGCCAAACGTTCCAAGAGGGCGATAAGGACTTTAATGCCATCCTAACTGCGTTGAAACATAAAAAGATCGATGCCATATATGCGCCTGGTTACTATTCAGAAATCGGTCTAATCGTTAAGCAAGCGCGGCAAGCGGGAATCAAGGCTCCAATCGTTGGTAGTGACGGGATGGCGGATGCTAAATTAGCCCAGATTGCTGGCAAGTCTAATGCTACCAATGTTTATTACACGACGCCATTTTCTACTAAGGCTTCGGCAACGAACAAAGTTGCTTCGAAATTTATGAGTGCTTACAAGGCAAAGTATGGTAGTACCGCACCAACTTTTTCAGCACTCGCTTATGATTCGGTTTATATGATCAAAGCAGCCATCGAAAAGGAAGGCTCGGCTAATTCTGTTAAAATCGCCGATGGTTTAGCCAAACTTAAGAACTTCAAGGGTGTCACTGGGACGACGACTATCGATAAGCAACATAATCCTGAAAAGACGATTTCAATTGAACAATTGACGAATGGCGTGGTCAGCAAGGTTTATAACGTCAAATAGTCAGACTAGTGAAAGCGTGGGGGAACACATATGCAGACATTTGGACAACAATTGATCAACGGACTATCGCTAGGAAGTATCTACGCGTTATTGGCGCTAGGCTACACGATGGTTTATGGCATTATCAAATTAATTAATTTTGCACATGGCGATATTTATATGTTGGGGGCCTTTTGGGGCTATTACAGTTTGAAGTCACTACACTTTAACTTTGTTGCGGCGCTCCTGTCCGCAATGGTGATCTGCGCAGTTAGTGGTGTGATTATTGAATACTTCGCGTACCGCCCATTACGCCATTCACCGCGAATTACCGCGCTAATCACGGCAATCGGTGTTTCATTCTTGCTTGAGAATGGAATGTCATACTTTGTTGGTGCGAGTGCCCGTTCATTTCCCCAAGCAATCAAAGTGGTGACTTATCACTGGGGCGGATTGCGGGTATCGAATGTGCAGCTACTGATCTTAGGAACGGCGTGCCTATTAATGATTCTATTGGAATTAATTATCAAACGTACCAAAATGGGTAAAGCAATGCGGGCCGTTTCTGTTGATCCCGAAGCTGCACAGTTGGTGGGCATCAATCTTAACCATACGATTTCGTTCACGTTCGCATTAGGGTCTGCAATGGCCGGCGCTGCCGGAGTCCTGATTGGCCTATACTATAATTCGATTGATCCGTTGATGGGCATGACGCCCGGTATCAAGGCCTTTGTTGCAGCTGTGATTGGTGGGATTGGTTCCGTGCCTGGGGCTTCATTGGGGGGCTTTATTATCGGCATCCTGGAGACTGGTGTTCAGGCGATTGGCCTATCCGCATACAAGGACGCGGTGGTTTACTTTGTCTTAATTGTTATTTTGCTCGTGTTGCCGGCTGGAATATTCGGTAAACGAACCAAGGAAAAAGTCTGAGGGAGGCGCCAAATTAATGAAAGCAAATTTGAAAACTAACATGGCGTGGCTCGGTGTGATGGTTATCGGCTTTGTTGTGATTGACGGTTTAGAGCTGATGGGCGTCATTAACTCGTTTATTGAAAATATGCTGGTGACGATTGGTATCAACGTTATATTGGCGGTGGGACTCAATCTGATTATTGGGTTTGCAGGCCAGTTCTCGCTTGGTCACGCCGGCTTTATGGCAATTGGCGCCTACGCGACTGGTATTATGACCCAAACAATGGCGACGCCCGCGGGATTTTATCTGTCGATGATCGTCGGCATGGTGATTGCCATGGTAGCGGCGGTCATTGTTGGCATCCCAACATTACGATTGCGCGGTGATTACTTAGCCATTGCGACGATGGGGGCGGCCGAAATCATTCGGATTCTAATCAATAATCTGAAAATTACGAACGGTGCAGCGGGGTTATTCAATATCCCGGCACTTGCTTCGTGGGCAACGGTGTACGTCTTAATGTGTCTGACAACGATTATCACGGTCAACTTTATTCACAGTCGCGGTGGTCGGGCCGTGATGGCTGTGCGGGATGATGAACTGGCGGCTGGTGCCATGGGAATCAATACGACGCGCTGGAAGTTGGCCGCTTTTGTCTTTGGCGCGGCGACTGCGGCGATTGGTGGGTCGTTGCACGCGGCCTACATTCAGACGATTGCGCCGGGTGATTTTAATATCATGGCTTCCATTGCGATTCTGATTATTGTCGTACTCGGTGGGGTCGGCAGTATTACCGGGACTTTCGTAGCCGCAATCGTATTAGGAGCGCTCGACACGATCTTACAAAACTTCGGTACGATCCGAATGATTATTTATTCATTGGCACTGATTTTGATTATGCTTTTTAAGCCAGCCGGACTGTTAGGAACGTGGGAGTTCTCATTCACGCGTCTATTCAGACGGCGATCAACTAAGGAGGCGGTTAACCATGAGTAGCCGGTTATTAGACGCACAAGGGTTGGTCAAAAACTTTGGCGGCCTGACCGCCGTTGCTGACGTTTCACTCCATTTTGATCAAGACGAGCTGATTGGTTTGATTGGCCCGAATGGTGCTGGTAAAACCACGTTATTCAACTTGTTGACTGGTGAAACGCCGGTTAGTTCGGGTAGCATTAGTTTCTACACAGATCAGGGCGTGGTGTCGTTAAATGGCAAGCAGCCCGCTGCGATTGCTCGGGTTGGTATTTCACGGACATTTCAGAATATCCGGTTGTTCAAGGAGATGAGTGTACTCGATAACGTGCGCATTGCAATGACCAATCATTATCATGAACGGTTTTTGACTAGCATCCTGCGCTTACCTAAGTATTACCAGACTGAGCGGGCAATGACCCAGGCGGCGCAAGCCTTATTAGCGATGTTTGATTTGACCGCCGTCGCTGATCAGCCCGCAAAGAGTTTACCATATGGTATTCAGCGGCGATTAGAGATTGTGCGGGCCCTGGCGACGAAGCCCAAGTTACTCTTCCTTGATGAACCCGCAGCGGGCATGAATCCCGAAGAAACGGCGGATTTGACGCGCTTGATTCGCCGAATTCAACAAGAATTTCATATTACCGTTGTGCTAATTGAACACGACATGTCACTAGTTATGAACGTAGTCGAGCGGCTCTACGTGTTGGAGCACGGGGCGTTACTGGCAACTGGGACGCCAAAAGCCATTCAACATGATCCGGCCGTTATCAAGGCCTATCTAGGAGGGGTGTAAATGCTTAAAGTACGTGATTTAGTCGTTAATTACGGCGCGATTCAGGCAGTCAAAGGTGTTAGTTTTGACGTGCAACAGGGTGAAATCGTTACGTTGATTGGTGCTAACGGCGCCGGGAAATCTACGTTGTTGCACACGATATCTGGCTTGATGCGTCCGGTCAGTGGTTCTATTCACTATTTGGATCAACCCATCCAAAAGACGGCCGCTCCTAAAATTGTGCGGGCGGGTATCTCGCAAGTTCCTGAAGGACGCCATATTTTTCCCGGCCTGTCTGTTCAAGAAAATCTACAAATGGGTGCTTTTTTACGGCAGGATCGGGGTCAATTGGCTCAGACTTATCAGCAAGTTTACGACTACTTTCCAATTTTGAAGAAACGTCGGCATCAAGATGCCGCGACGCTCTCAGGTGGTGAACAACAAATGTTGGCGATGGGCCGCGCACTGATGGCGCAGCCCAAGCTGATGTTGCTTGACGAACCTTCAATGGGATTAGCGCCCATCTTTATTAATGAGATCTTTGAGATCATCAAGGCAATCAATCAGGCTGGAACGACGGTTTTACTAATTGAACAAAATGCCAATCAAGCCCTGAAAATCGCTGACCACGGCTATGTCTTAGCTAGTGGACAAGTCAAGCTTAGTGGTCGGGGTTCCGAATTATTAGCTAATTCAGAAGTTCAGAAAGCTTATCTAGGGGGTTAAGTATGAGTGTTGCAGATTATATGACACCACGCCTGGTCGTTGTTAGTCCTAAAACGACGATCAGTGTGGCGGTCGAATTAATGAAGAAAAATGCGATTCATCGGTTACCTGTCATGGCAGGTAATCGAATGGTCGGCTTGATCACGCATGGTATCATTCAGCGTGCGATGCCATCACAGGCCACGAGTTTGTCGGTGTATGAATTAAATTACTTACTTACTAAGACGACGGTGGATCAAATCATGGAAACGGCGGTTCAAACTGTCGCAGCAACCGCTCAGTTAGAAACAGCGATTGCAACGATGCGGAAAAATAAGATCGGCGTACTACCAGTCATGACGGGCGACCAAGTTGTGGGCATCATTACTAATAATGATATCTTGGATGCGTTCTTAAATATTGCTGGTTACGGCCAGCCGGGAATCGTAACTCGGGTGGTGGTCCATCATGACCATGTCGGCGTAATTTTTGCCATCGGAAAGGTCTTAACAGAACACGATTTAAGTATTCAGACGTTAATGGTCGTAAATCACCAGGCTGAAAAAGTGATTGAGCTCCACGTGAATAGTGAACAGGCCGCCGATGTTAACCAAGTCTTGACAGCAGCAGGTTTTGAAGTACAACCGGTCAGTGATTAGCTCTGGCGGCTATTGTCTATTATTGGAGATTAGGTGGCTAAAGACATCGCGTTGTACAAAGTTATAGGGCGTGGTGAAAGTGTGTGGGCACAAAAAAGATTCAGGATGATTCAATCCTGAGTCTTTTTTTTTGACGTATTGTTACTTAAGACTGCGGTCGACTGAATGTTTTATAGACAGGACATTCGCTAGCTGATGGGAAATTACGGCAACTAACTAGTACTTGTGAGGAGTAGTGATAACTGATTGAGTTCGTTATTACCATGCGGTTTTGAGCGGTACACACAAATTTAAGACCGGATAATAAAATTGATAGCAAACCGAGACTGATCAAGAAGAACGATACTGACCTGAACGTGACAATAAAAAAAATTATTATTAATTGGATTAAATCCCTATCTGTTGTTTTATTAATGTTGTACAAGTATTAGAAAAACAGCGGATAGAACGTTTTTTAATGCAAAAATGATGAAACAAAAAATTAATGCCACATACAAAATACGGCCGGAACAGTTGACCTGGTTGATTTTCACGAGTTAACAAAGAAGCAACTCAAAGATTAAGGGGTTGTAATTGTTGGGAAGTGTGGTAAATTATTAGTGCAGTTAATGAATTAGGCAAACTAAAGGGGATGCACGATATGAAAAAAGTAGTAGGCAGTTTACTCATGACCAGTACCATTTTATTGGGGGCCTTAACGCCAATCGTTGGTCACGCGGCCGATGGTGAAAATCGGAGTGGGACGACGAATGCAACGGCAACGTTTACGGCAAATACCACTAATCCAGTTGATCCGGTCGATCCGACTGACCCAACGAAACCACTTGACCCTAAGCCTGGTGATGGCGATAACGGTGCCAATTCCGGTGCTGGTTTGTCACTGATCTATGCGCCCGGTAAACTTGATTTCGGTTCACATGAAATTGACGTGATCAATAACCAAAGCTATAAAGCATTAACAGGTAGCGATGGTAGCACGGTCACCATGGGGTCAACGAGTAAAGTTGGTTTACAAGTCTCTGATCAACGCGGGACGAATGCGGGTTGGACATTGAGTGTTGCCGCTGCGGATGGCACGGATGGTAACTTAAGTACGCTTAAGGGGGCCACGGTCTCCTTACCTGCAGGGACGGTCATTTCTTCCGGATCGGAAGCTAGCAACGGCAGTACCGGTGGTAATGGTGCGGTCGGACAAGCTGTTGAACTTGACTTAGGTAGTCAAGCTTCGACTAGTGCCGGGGCGTCCTTTACGGGGACAACTTCTGGGAATGTTATGACAGCAGCGGATAAGAGTGGGGCGGGGATTACGTCGGACTTGCTTGATCCGGCTGCAGTTAAGTTGAACGTCGTGGCTAACACGGCGGCCGCTACGACTTACAAGGGCGTCCTAAATTGGACATTAACATCATCAGCAGATAATTAAATTAATGAACTTGGAGATGACCACGTAATAGTGGGCGTCTCTTTTACATAATAATCGACGGGGGGACGCAATAATGAAGAAAATGATGCGGTGGTTAGGGGCCATCTTAGTGATGATCAGCGGCTTGGCCGCGGTGGTTCCAGCACAGGCAGCCAATACGGACACCAGTAATAATATTGGTTTTAGTGTCGCGGCCCAAACGCCGAGAAACCAAATTGATAAACAGGCAACGTTTTTTGACCTCAAAATGACGGCAGGGCAGACCCAAACGTTGCAGACGCGAATCTATAATACGACTAACCGGGATATCCGCGTTGCGATGGGGATTCATACGGCATATACCAACAGTGGTGGCGCCATTGAATACGTGACCCCGGCGAAAAAGTATGATGCCTCACTGCAGTATCGGGTCGACCAATTGACTAAAATCAAGGGGCCAACGACGGTGACAGTTCCAGCCAACGGTTCTAAGCTGGTCAGTGCCCAAACGACCATGCCGACTAAGGATTTTAACGGTGCCCTGTTAGGTGGTTGGTATTTTAAACGCGTCGATCAAAAGGTCACTGGTGAAGTGAAGGGTGCTACGAATATTAGCAGTGAATATTCTTATGTGGTGGGCATCAAGTACAGCTTAGGGACTGCGGCCACGCCCGTCTTGAAACTAAGCGATGTCGCTGCTGGAATGGTTAATTATCACCGGAGTATCGTGGTGACGTTACGCAATACTGCAGCAGTGATGATACCACGGGTTACCATGAAGACGACGGTCACAGCCAAAGATAGTGGCAAAACCGTCGTAAAGGCGACCAAACAAGGCGTGATGTTGGCACCTAATACGACGTTTAATTACCCATTGTTACTCAACAAACAGAAGCTTCAAGCGGGGACGTATCATTTACACTTGGTTGCGCACAATAGCGCTCATAAGTGGACTTTTGACCGCGATTTCAAGATTAGTGCTGCCACGGCTAAGACGTATAACCAGGATACGGTTGATGATAACGGCATCAGTATCTGGTGGTTGATTGGTCTGGGCGCACTGGGCATGTTGATTGTAGTCTTACTGATTTTGTGGTTAGTGCTTTTCTTGAAGAAGCGGCGGCAATCCCAAGACTAACAGCAATCGGCTCGGTGTTTAGTTTGGGGCCGCTAAGCGTCATGAACAATTAGTAGCTGGGCAAAAAAGGGGGACTGACAAATGATGCGATGGCTGTTGATACGGGGCTTACTGGGCTTACTGGGCTTATTAATCGGCCTAGGACCATCCATCGGGGGAGCTGCTCAGACGGTGGGCACTTCGTCGACACAAATAC
This Lactiplantibacillus plantarum DNA region includes the following protein-coding sequences:
- a CDS encoding ABC transporter ATP-binding protein, yielding MSSRLLDAQGLVKNFGGLTAVADVSLHFDQDELIGLIGPNGAGKTTLFNLLTGETPVSSGSISFYTDQGVVSLNGKQPAAIARVGISRTFQNIRLFKEMSVLDNVRIAMTNHYHERFLTSILRLPKYYQTERAMTQAAQALLAMFDLTAVADQPAKSLPYGIQRRLEIVRALATKPKLLFLDEPAAGMNPEETADLTRLIRRIQQEFHITVVLIEHDMSLVMNVVERLYVLEHGALLATGTPKAIQHDPAVIKAYLGGV
- a CDS encoding branched-chain amino acid ABC transporter permease, which codes for MKANLKTNMAWLGVMVIGFVVIDGLELMGVINSFIENMLVTIGINVILAVGLNLIIGFAGQFSLGHAGFMAIGAYATGIMTQTMATPAGFYLSMIVGMVIAMVAAVIVGIPTLRLRGDYLAIATMGAAEIIRILINNLKITNGAAGLFNIPALASWATVYVLMCLTTIITVNFIHSRGGRAVMAVRDDELAAGAMGINTTRWKLAAFVFGAATAAIGGSLHAAYIQTIAPGDFNIMASIAILIIVVLGGVGSITGTFVAAIVLGALDTILQNFGTIRMIIYSLALILIMLFKPAGLLGTWEFSFTRLFRRRSTKEAVNHE
- a CDS encoding CBS domain-containing protein; its protein translation is MSVADYMTPRLVVVSPKTTISVAVELMKKNAIHRLPVMAGNRMVGLITHGIIQRAMPSQATSLSVYELNYLLTKTTVDQIMETAVQTVAATAQLETAIATMRKNKIGVLPVMTGDQVVGIITNNDILDAFLNIAGYGQPGIVTRVVVHHDHVGVIFAIGKVLTEHDLSIQTLMVVNHQAEKVIELHVNSEQAADVNQVLTAAGFEVQPVSD
- a CDS encoding ABC transporter ATP-binding protein, encoding MLKVRDLVVNYGAIQAVKGVSFDVQQGEIVTLIGANGAGKSTLLHTISGLMRPVSGSIHYLDQPIQKTAAPKIVRAGISQVPEGRHIFPGLSVQENLQMGAFLRQDRGQLAQTYQQVYDYFPILKKRRHQDAATLSGGEQQMLAMGRALMAQPKLMLLDEPSMGLAPIFINEIFEIIKAINQAGTTVLLIEQNANQALKIADHGYVLASGQVKLSGRGSELLANSEVQKAYLGG
- a CDS encoding WxL domain-containing protein encodes the protein MKKVVGSLLMTSTILLGALTPIVGHAADGENRSGTTNATATFTANTTNPVDPVDPTDPTKPLDPKPGDGDNGANSGAGLSLIYAPGKLDFGSHEIDVINNQSYKALTGSDGSTVTMGSTSKVGLQVSDQRGTNAGWTLSVAAADGTDGNLSTLKGATVSLPAGTVISSGSEASNGSTGGNGAVGQAVELDLGSQASTSAGASFTGTTSGNVMTAADKSGAGITSDLLDPAAVKLNVVANTAAATTYKGVLNWTLTSSADN
- a CDS encoding DUF916 and DUF3324 domain-containing protein, with translation MKKMMRWLGAILVMISGLAAVVPAQAANTDTSNNIGFSVAAQTPRNQIDKQATFFDLKMTAGQTQTLQTRIYNTTNRDIRVAMGIHTAYTNSGGAIEYVTPAKKYDASLQYRVDQLTKIKGPTTVTVPANGSKLVSAQTTMPTKDFNGALLGGWYFKRVDQKVTGEVKGATNISSEYSYVVGIKYSLGTAATPVLKLSDVAAGMVNYHRSIVVTLRNTAAVMIPRVTMKTTVTAKDSGKTVVKATKQGVMLAPNTTFNYPLLLNKQKLQAGTYHLHLVAHNSAHKWTFDRDFKISAATAKTYNQDTVDDNGISIWWLIGLGALGMLIVVLLILWLVLFLKKRRQSQD
- a CDS encoding branched-chain amino acid ABC transporter permease, with the protein product MQTFGQQLINGLSLGSIYALLALGYTMVYGIIKLINFAHGDIYMLGAFWGYYSLKSLHFNFVAALLSAMVICAVSGVIIEYFAYRPLRHSPRITALITAIGVSFLLENGMSYFVGASARSFPQAIKVVTYHWGGLRVSNVQLLILGTACLLMILLELIIKRTKMGKAMRAVSVDPEAAQLVGINLNHTISFTFALGSAMAGAAGVLIGLYYNSIDPLMGMTPGIKAFVAAVIGGIGSVPGASLGGFIIGILETGVQAIGLSAYKDAVVYFVLIVILLVLPAGIFGKRTKEKV
- a CDS encoding P8 family protein encodes the protein MAAAVEMNSMLDEKMTDVFDWSDSKLPVRDAIWNHFMDADSHDTDKTADEVAPYMSMDEAKLKSEVEKLLKA
- a CDS encoding ABC transporter substrate-binding protein, producing the protein MKKWEKQTMKIAALGAMALTLAGCATAKSSSSQGNNPGKTIKIGVNMELSGSAAGYGDQQKQGIQLAVKKINKSGGIKVGGTKKKIQLVIRDNKTSNTTAASVAAQLVNNDKVVAVVGPATTSAGTAAIPNMTKAAVPSVSPSATDPDYTLQKSGKVQKYIFRACYQNNFQGATAATFVTKNLKAKRVAILTDNSSDYGTGLTKAFKKQYRGTVVSSQTFQEGDKDFNAILTALKHKKIDAIYAPGYYSEIGLIVKQARQAGIKAPIVGSDGMADAKLAQIAGKSNATNVYYTTPFSTKASATNKVASKFMSAYKAKYGSTAPTFSALAYDSVYMIKAAIEKEGSANSVKIADGLAKLKNFKGVTGTTTIDKQHNPEKTISIEQLTNGVVSKVYNVK